The Desulfovibrio fairfieldensis sequence TATTTGCTGCTTTTTCGCGCGTTTTTTGCGTTTAAATTGACACTAATGCATTGGGCTTCTAGCGGTATTCTCTCCCGCTCCAAAGCACCTGTCCGATAACCCGGAACTGCTCCCCCAAGTCGCCGCTCACGCTTAATTCTACGGGTGGATAGCATTCTTCATTAACGCTTTTGAGAATAACTTTGCCCGGAAGCATATCAATTCTTTTCAAGTAAATTGCCTCTTCAAAGCCCACAGCAAAAATACGCCCTGGAATGATACTGCGCTTGCTTTGGTCTATAAGTACCACGTCACCATGGCATATCTCCGGTTGCATGCTGTCACCAGCTACCCGCATAAGCACCATAGCATTCGGATTCCCCTTTCGCAGTAAAAAATCCATACGAAAGGCGTAGCTTCGTTCGCTACTTCCATCTACCTCAAGGCTTCCTTGCCCTGCGGATATGCGTGCTTCGACTAGTGGGATGAGTTTTAACTCAACATCACACTGAGGGGGCATTGTTTCGTCTGGTAGCCCGGATGAGTCCCCATCTATGGTCATCGGCTCTCGCCCGAAAAGCAACCAATTTGTGTTTAACCGAAATCGTTCACATATTGTTTTCAGTAAAACCAATTTTGGTTCACTTTTGCCAGTTTCGTAGTTGCTCAACGTCATTTGAGGAATGCCCAACGAAGCAGCGAAAGCCGCTTGTGACGTTTCACCCCGTAATAATTTAAGCCGTTCACCGAGTGTATTCATGGTAAAAGTTTCCTGCCCAAACCTTTACCTTTAACTTTTACCGGAGTATTCCTGTATATGGTTGAAATCATTTTTAAACCATATTTTTAGAGAAATTCAAACTTTTACCCTAAAAAATAGTTGACTTCAAACCATATTAAGTTAAAAGAAAGCCGTGGACGGTTGGTTTTCCGAACTGAAAACAAATTAACGGCCCACAAGCTAAAGGTCAACGTCCATAGCTCTGCCGAATTTGGACAAGCAAAGGAAATCTTATGCACCAAGCTTCTCTCTTCGAGAATTGCGCCCCTCTTGCCAGCGTCATGCCCGCCATCAAGGCAGCCATGCGCACGGTGGCAGGCGCACCGGAGGGGGAAGGCCGTAAGGCGCTGCCGGACAAGATCAACGCTGTGGCCAGCGGCAGCGGGGTGCGGCTGACGGCGGGCAATGTACGGTCCATCAGTAAAGACACCCTGGACAAGTGGCTGTCGCCCTCGGATGAGGGGCATCCCCCGTCCATCCTGGCTGTGCTGGCCTTTTATCTGGCGACGGATGACCCGGCTCCGCTCAGGGCCATGCTCAGAAGCGTGGGGCTGGACGTGATGACAGCGGAAGACCGCAAAGTCTGCGAATACGGTCGCACATTAATTGAGCAGAAGAAAATGAGAAAGCGGCTCCGCAAATTGGAGGATGAACTATGAGCCTGACATTTGCCCAACGAATGGCCCTTGGGGCGGAGCGCGCCAAATATCGCCGCCGTCTGCAAGAGGTACTAGACGGCCAAGGGCTATCTGGTGCGGCTCTGGCGCGTAAATTGGGTGTGTCCAGTGAGGCCATTTACCGCACATTATCGGGGAAAATCCACAGCCCCAAAGTTTTAGATTGGCTGCGTGAGCATGGCGCGGCAGAAGAATATCTTTGCGATCCCCGTACGGCGGACAGGTAGGAACAAGCTATGAGCGACGTCCATACCACATGCACAACACAAGAAATTGCTACTTTTGGGGGCGTTACCGTCAAGAGTATTCTTGCTCGAGCCAAACGCGAACGCTGGCAATCCGTCCAGCGTACCGGGCGCGGCGGCGGCAAGTTGTGGATAGTCGCCAGCATGCCCAAGGAAACCCGCGAATTGATCGCCTCGGGCCTGCTACGGCAGCAGTACGCCACGCATGAAGCGGACAGTTGCGCCATAGTTGGCACTATTTATAGCGCAAAACTTGGCACTGCTCCGGCTCCGGTCCAGCCCATCAACTATACACCCGCCCCCAGCGCAACACCGCTATTTCCAGGCGCGTCAGACCGCGAGCGCGCGGTGGCCACGGCCCGTCTGGCCTTTGTGCGCGAGATTGAGCGCATGTCCGGCGTTATTGGCAAGGAGGGAGCCATCCGGCATCTGGCGGACTCCTCGCGCCTGGGCAGCCTCCCCTCCATACTCATGGAGCAGATTTCCACGGCCACGGCCTGCAAGCGCGGCGGCGTGCTGACCCGGCGCACCCTCTATCGCTGGATGGCGGATTACGCCGAGCGCGGCGAAGCCGGGCTGCTGCCCAGCCAGAGCAAGACGGTTCCGATCCCCTCATGGTTTGACGACTTTCTGCGCCACTACCAGAAGCCGCAGCATCCGTCCATAGCCCTAGCCTACAGCGATTTTTGCAGGGAACTGGCAGCACGCGGAGAGGGCAATCCGCCCTCCATCCACGCAGTGCGCCGTCTGCTGGCCAAGATGAACGCGCCTGAACGCGAGGCGGGCCGCGCCACGGGTAATGCCCTGTTGAAATTGCGCCCCTACCAGCGCCGCAACACTTCCGAACTGTGGCCCGGCGACGTGTACACAGCGGACGGCACCACCTTTGATGCGGAAGTGCTGCACCCTGGCAATGGACAGCCGTTTAAACCAGAAGTGACGGCAGTGCTGGACGTAGCCACCCGACGTTGTGTTGGCCTCTCCATCGCTCTGGCGGAAAGTCGTTTCACGGTACTGGACGCCCTGCGCATGGCCTGCTGCTTTGGCGGCATCCCGGCTCTGTTTTACAGCGACGGCGGTCCCGGCTACCTCAACCGCCTGCTGCTGGATGACCGCACGGGCATGTTTCAGCGCCTGGGCATTGAACCCTGCCGCGCCATACCCGGACGCCCGCAGGGCAAAGGCCTCATGGAACGCGGCGTCAAGACGCTGTGGGTCCGCGCCGCCCAAGGTCTGGAAAGCTATACGGGTGCGCTGATGGACGGCGATGCCGCCCACCGGAATTTCAAACGCAGTCGCGCGGCCCTGAAAGTGGGCAAACGCGCTGTACTGCCCACTTGGGACGAATTTAAGAAGCATGTACTGGCGCGGGTGGAAGAATACAATTCCTCGCCGCACAAGGGGCTGCCGCGCTACCGCGACAGTCTGGGCCGTATGCGCCACTACTCGCCGGACGAATTTTGGCGCTCTTTCGAGGCTCGCGGCTTTACTCCGGTGCGTGTGCCGGAAGGCATGGATAGCGAGCTGTTTATGCCGGGCGAGCGCCGCAAGTGCCGTAACGGCTGGGTGCTTTTCCAGAATGGCAACTATTTCGCTCCGGAGCTGGCCGACTACCACGATGCCTTTGTGGAGGTCCGTTACGACATTTGGGACAGCTCCCGCGTGTGGTGCTGGACTCTGGACGGGCAGCGCATTTGTGAGGCTGCCCTGGAAGGCAATACCCGGCCCTATTTTCAGCCCAGCCAAGTGGAAGCGGCCCGCGAAAAGCGCGCCAAGGCCCAAGTGGGACGGATCAACAACAAGCTCCAACGCGTGGCCCCCGGCGCGGAAATCATCTTGCCGGAGTCGGATGCCACTCCAGCCCTGGACGTGGCGGACAGCACCCGGCCCTGCATAGACCTGAACCCGGCTCCGGATGCCGCTCCTGTTGAGGCGGAACCGGAAGAACAGCGCCCGGCGCTCTTTGCCAGCCAGTTTGAACGCTTCCGCTGGCTGCG is a genomic window containing:
- a CDS encoding XRE family transcriptional regulator, encoding MNTLGERLKLLRGETSQAAFAASLGIPQMTLSNYETGKSEPKLVLLKTICERFRLNTNWLLFGREPMTIDGDSSGLPDETMPPQCDVELKLIPLVEARISAGQGSLEVDGSSERSYAFRMDFLLRKGNPNAMVLMRVAGDSMQPEICHGDVVLIDQSKRSIIPGRIFAVGFEEAIYLKRIDMLPGKVILKSVNEECYPPVELSVSGDLGEQFRVIGQVLWSGREYR
- a CDS encoding Mu transposase C-terminal domain-containing protein, whose amino-acid sequence is MSDVHTTCTTQEIATFGGVTVKSILARAKRERWQSVQRTGRGGGKLWIVASMPKETRELIASGLLRQQYATHEADSCAIVGTIYSAKLGTAPAPVQPINYTPAPSATPLFPGASDRERAVATARLAFVREIERMSGVIGKEGAIRHLADSSRLGSLPSILMEQISTATACKRGGVLTRRTLYRWMADYAERGEAGLLPSQSKTVPIPSWFDDFLRHYQKPQHPSIALAYSDFCRELAARGEGNPPSIHAVRRLLAKMNAPEREAGRATGNALLKLRPYQRRNTSELWPGDVYTADGTTFDAEVLHPGNGQPFKPEVTAVLDVATRRCVGLSIALAESRFTVLDALRMACCFGGIPALFYSDGGPGYLNRLLLDDRTGMFQRLGIEPCRAIPGRPQGKGLMERGVKTLWVRAAQGLESYTGALMDGDAAHRNFKRSRAALKVGKRAVLPTWDEFKKHVLARVEEYNSSPHKGLPRYRDSLGRMRHYSPDEFWRSFEARGFTPVRVPEGMDSELFMPGERRKCRNGWVLFQNGNYFAPELADYHDAFVEVRYDIWDSSRVWCWTLDGQRICEAALEGNTRPYFQPSQVEAAREKRAKAQVGRINNKLQRVAPGAEIILPESDATPALDVADSTRPCIDLNPAPDAAPVEAEPEEQRPALFASQFERFRWLRRHPEQQTEADAAFITSYRKGEEYADMRELLEIEGID
- a CDS encoding HTH domain-containing protein, whose protein sequence is MSLTFAQRMALGAERAKYRRRLQEVLDGQGLSGAALARKLGVSSEAIYRTLSGKIHSPKVLDWLREHGAAEEYLCDPRTADR